The sequence below is a genomic window from Humulus lupulus chromosome 3, drHumLupu1.1, whole genome shotgun sequence.
TGCAGGCGCAGCCAATCTTTTAGCCAGTCCACAAAGTGCATCAGGGATTTTGTTATGTGGAAGAGACACATCATAGTTTCGCTACAACACGAAACAACAAGATGCCCATTACAAAAAGAACTTGAAACAATCTTAAGGATTCAATGATAAACACAGAAACTTATGTCGATTGATGCATAAAACACAGCAAAAGATCAAGCTTTCCTCAAACATAACAAGATGGGCATTCCTATATTTACAACTACAAACATGGTAAAGTAAAAGGTTGAACTTTTTTTTAGGAGTGTCACCTGCCTTTGACCACTCAAATTGCAGGCCTAGGGTGCTCCAACGCAGCTTCCTTAGAAGAACAGAAGCTGAAATTGTTTTGCAACCCTTTCCTATTGAAGAAACTTCTTGTTCCTCAACAAGTTTCCATCGTTTAGGATCCAAACTAGAGTCCATActaggaggagaagaagaagccAATTCTTCAACCAAAACTTTCTTCTCTTTTGCTGCAACAAATAAATCATTCATAGGCCCATAAAAGGGATTGTGATTAGTTCTATTTGGAGGCTGAGGAAAACTGATCAAACTCTCCTTAATCCACTTGCATTGTTCTTCTACACTCAAAGCTCCAGGAATGAAATAAAACCCTTCAGAAAaaaacaaatgaaataaattaacTTCTATTCATTCTTAATTATACATTCATAGGTCATAAACGTTTGATTTATACCAGGACAATTTTCCAAGCAGAACATTTGGTGACCGGAATGGTTTTCGAGAGTGACAATTCCGGCAGGAATCTGACAGTTCGAATTGAAAGATTGCAGAATGGATTTGAAATCAAGGACCTCAGATAAATCCACCCCTCTGGGTACTTTTTTCCTGAAAGACAAATCATTATGGAATTGGAGAGAAGAATAATCGAATATGAAGTAATTAAAGTAAAGGGTAATGCTTACTTTTTGTTTTTGAGAGTTGAATCGTAGTAGAGCTTGTACTTCTTCTCCGCCCTTCTGAAAGCGGTTAGCTCCAACTCGTCGGAAACTTTATCAGATCCGTACATTTCGCCCTGTCGTTCTCGCCGGGAAGAACGACGAAACTGGAGAGgaattttttcttctttctttcaatTCGTTGGGTTTGATTTGGGGTTCGTTTCTTAGCGCCTTGGCCCCGCCCGGGTCTCGCAAATCTAGAGCTGTCGTTCAATGAAACGACATGTAGTTTATAACTAGTTGTAAAAACGACATGTCATTTATACTATGTAGAGTTATCTTACATAAGCCACATGTCAATGGTCAATTAGCATTTTGTCGCAAGATTAGTATAGAACAATGTTATAGGCCAAAcactattttaatttaaattataatatattaaattgTCACAGTAATAATATGTAATATctttttttcaaatatatatataatatgcaaTGTGAGGTGGTGTTGGACACCATTAGTATCTCTTAACAATACGCATTAGTATAGGACAAATTAGTACACCACGTCATCGAATATCGTTTTGAGTAATAATATGTGCACACACATTTTATACCAAAACATTATACACacctaaataaaaaaatttccaaCCATCTCTCATTGATTTAAGATT
It includes:
- the LOC133822384 gene encoding alpha-ketoglutarate-dependent dioxygenase alkB; the protein is MYGSDKVSDELELTAFRRAEKKYKLYYDSTLKNKKKKVPRGVDLSEVLDFKSILQSFNSNCQIPAGIVTLENHSGHQMFCLENCPGFYFIPGALSVEEQCKWIKESLISFPQPPNRTNHNPFYGPMNDLFVAAKEKKVLVEELASSSPPSMDSSLDPKRWKLVEEQEVSSIGKGCKTISASVLLRKLRWSTLGLQFEWSKRNYDVSLPHNKIPDALCGLAKRLAAPAMPPGEEFKPEAAIVNYFGLGDTLGGHLDDMEKDWSKPIVSLSLGCKAIFLLGGKCKEDPPVAMFLRSGDVVLMAGEARECYHGVPRIFTDEENAEISALELHFSKEDNCFLDYIQTSRININIREVF